A window of the Algoriphagus halophilus genome harbors these coding sequences:
- a CDS encoding adenosine kinase, which translates to MKKYDVTGIGNALVDIEFKVNDQFFEANGVEKGLMTLVDEDRQNELMQVIDTQQAKKQCGGSAGNTVIAISQFGGKSYYSCKVANDEFGHFYMNDMKNAGVNHNLNESNLVEGITGKCLVMVTEDAERTMNTFLGITQTYSIDDVNESAIKDSKYLYIEGYLITSENGKQAMKHAKKIAEQNGVKVALTFSDPAMVKYFKDPMTEVIGASVDMLFTNEEEALIFTGKDNLLEAREELKKVAKHFVITQGKNGAMIFDGDTFIDIEPYETTAIDTNGAGDMFAGAFMYGITNGHSYASSGKLASMASSKIVSQFGPRLEWHQAKDILNRLNP; encoded by the coding sequence ATGAAGAAATACGACGTGACGGGCATAGGAAATGCCTTAGTAGATATTGAGTTTAAGGTAAACGACCAATTTTTTGAAGCCAATGGGGTGGAAAAAGGATTGATGACCCTGGTGGATGAGGATAGACAAAATGAACTCATGCAGGTAATTGACACCCAACAAGCAAAAAAGCAATGTGGAGGATCTGCGGGTAATACAGTGATCGCAATTAGTCAATTTGGCGGGAAGAGTTATTATTCATGTAAAGTTGCCAATGATGAGTTTGGGCATTTTTATATGAATGACATGAAAAATGCGGGGGTCAACCATAACCTCAATGAAAGCAATCTAGTGGAAGGGATCACGGGCAAATGTTTGGTGATGGTTACGGAAGATGCGGAGCGTACGATGAACACCTTCTTGGGCATTACGCAAACTTATTCGATTGATGACGTGAATGAATCGGCAATTAAAGATTCGAAATACCTTTATATTGAAGGGTATTTGATCACTTCCGAAAATGGAAAACAAGCGATGAAACATGCAAAGAAAATCGCGGAGCAAAATGGTGTGAAGGTGGCTTTGACTTTTTCTGATCCTGCTATGGTTAAGTACTTTAAAGACCCCATGACAGAGGTGATTGGTGCGAGTGTAGATATGCTTTTCACCAATGAAGAAGAAGCATTGATTTTTACGGGGAAGGATAATCTTTTGGAAGCCAGGGAAGAGTTGAAAAAAGTGGCTAAACACTTTGTGATTACCCAAGGTAAAAATGGAGCCATGATTTTTGACGGTGATACCTTCATTGATATTGAACCCTATGAAACTACGGCAATAGATACCAATGGAGCCGGAGATATGTTTGCGGGGGCATTTATGTATGGCATTACTAATGGACATAGTTATGCTTCCTCTGGTAAATTAGCTTCTATGGCCAGCTCAAAAATTGTAAGCCAATTTGGACCAAGACTTGAATGGCATCAAGCAAAGGATATTCTAAATCGCTTGAATCCTTGA